One genomic window of Caenorhabditis elegans chromosome I includes the following:
- the W10C8.5 gene encoding arginine kinase (Confirmed by transcript evidence), giving the protein MASQFLRSTNSRYVAGVLAALGAGSAVYTLTPQQLQAKSEVDAATIKKIEEAYAKLNGPEGAKCKSLLKKHLTKDVVEKLKTKRTKLGATLYDCIRSGVYNLDAGVGVYAPDAEAYTLFAPLFDKIIEDYHGFSPKQKQPPVDLGEGKTKEFPPLDPKGKYIKSTRIRCGRSLKGYPFNPCLTQDNYLEMEGKVKKAFSEYSDKELKGKYYPLDGMGKDTQKQLIADHFLFKEGDRHLQYANACNFWPKGRGIFHNNDKTFLIWVNEEDHMRIISMQEGSDVGAVLDRLIKGVRGIEKQVPFSRDDRLGWLTFCPTNLGSTVRASVHIALPKLAARKDFIEICEKLNLQVRGIHGEHSESVGGVYDISNKARLGLSEYQAVKQMYDGVKKLIEMEEKQK; this is encoded by the exons ATGGCATCGCAATTTCTCCGTTCAACAAACTCGCGGTATGTCGCTGGAGTGCTCGCTGCCCTTGGAGCCGGATCCGCTGTCTACACTCTCACTCCACAG CAACTTCAAGCCAAATCCGAAGTCGACGCTGCCACGATCAAGAAGATCGAGGAGGCCTACGCCAAGCTCAATGGTCCAGAAGGAGCCAAGTGCAAGTCGCTGCTCAAGAAGCATCTGACCAAGGACGTCGTCGAGAAGCTCAAGACTAAGCGTACAAAGCTCGGAGCAACCCTTTACGACTGCATCCGGTCAGGTGTCTATAATTTGGACGCCGGAGTTGGAGTCTACGCTCCGGACGCTGAAGCTTACACTTTGTTCGCTCCATTGTTCGACAAGATCATTGAGGATTATCACGGATTCAGTCCAAAGCAGAAGCAACCACCAGTTGATCTTGGAGAGGGAAAGACTAAGGAATTCCCACCATTGGATCCAAAAGGAAAGTACATCAAGTCGACGAGAATCCGATGTGGACGTTCTTTGAAGGGATATCCATTCAATCCATGTCTCACTCAGGACAACTATCTTGAGATGGAAGGAAAGGTGAAGAAGGCGTTCTCTGAATATTCGGACAAGGAACTCAAGGGCAAGTACTATCCATTGGATGGTATGGGCAAGGATACTCAGAAGCAGCTGATTGCTGATCATTTCCTGTTCAAGGAGGGAGATAGACATCTTCAATACGCAAATGCCTGCAACTTCTGGCCAAAGGGACGTGGTATCTTCCACAATAACGACAAGACTTTCCTGATTTGGGTGAACGAGGAAGATCATATGAGAATCATTTCAATGCAAGAAGGGTCTGATGTCGGAGCTGTGCTTGACAGACTTATCAAGGGAGTTCGCGGAATTGAGAAGCAG GTTCCATTCTCCCGTGATGACCGTCTCGGATGGCTGACATTCTGCCCAACAAACCTCGGATCAACAGTTCGTGCATCCGTCCACATTGCTCTTCCAAAGCTCGCCGCCCGCAAGGACTTCATCGAGATTTGCGAGAAGCTCAATCTCCAAGTGCGCGGAATCCACGGAGAACACTCGGAATCTGTTGGAGGAGTCTATGACATTTCTAACAAG GCTCGCCTCGGACTCTCGGAATATCAAGCTGTGAAACAAATGTACGACGGAGTGAAGAAGCTAATTGAAATGGAGGAGAAGCAGAAGTAA
- the W10C8.4 gene encoding GST C-terminal domain-containing protein (Confirmed by transcript evidence), whose amino-acid sequence MNPILRATLTKNYDARKECWNVFKEESLFPLLREYEELLGEQKFMIGDRYSWADIAVVEFLTRCQQCYDSFYLAHFERLRTFCQTFESLPHIRPYIQGRVDSFI is encoded by the exons ATGAACCCAATTTTGAGAGCAACACTGACGAAGAACTATGACGCGAGG AAAGAATGCTGGAATGTATTCAAAGAGGAGTCACTCTTCCCATTGCTCAGAGAATATGAAGAGTTGCTCGGCGAGCAAAAGTTCATGATTGGAGATCGATATTCATGGGCTGACATCGCTGTCGTCGAGTTTCTAACTCGGTGTCAGCAGTGCTACGATAGCTTCTATCTGGCTCATTTCGAGAGGCTCCGAACTTTTTGCCAGACTTTTGAGTCTCTTCCGCACATTCGTCCCTACATTCAGGGACGTGTTGATTcatttatctaa
- the ccb-2 gene encoding SH3 domain-containing protein (Partially confirmed by transcript evidence), producing MSMGALIGSRLWKQGCTYIHTRLIYLCRRIPRGYIFREKMHSVARENLQAYLHSYKLSSNEPGIKLMHNSQRDDQHRKDVEHFAALRALQHSKRKHVAFAVQAMRDYDGSLDEKSPLKDHTISFNTNDFIHIHTKFNSDWWIGRIVRSHSEFGFVPTARRLANYMVSDEDPPVKHNTSDHQDRSIWEPKCPYKVVPSSRPIVLLGPTLQHSRLTQLLHLALREEILKHFGKNMKYVKSDIGSGQQSGDRKGARWLRGLRDYDRGQDENQEVELIMRMTSKLHLLLVDSPHIHTPDDVQHLPLSPIFFLIRVSDNKILAKLLRNTGTTRMAAEIEVANVLKTMNDDRVGGHDDEQLIARGFEMVIEENGLREATRRIISYLEKYIHALHYHHKDDEI from the exons atgagtatGGGGGCGCTGATTGGAAGCCGTTTGTGGAAGCAAGGGTgcacatacatacatacacGACTCATATATCTTTGCCGACGCATTCCCAGAGGATACATTTTTCGAG aaaaaatgcacagtGTTGCTCGGGAGAACCTCCAGGCGTATCTTCATTCCTACAAGCTGTCTTCAAATGAG CCCGGTATAAAACTAATGCACAATTCTCAACGGGATGATCAACACCGGAAGGATGTGGAGCATTTTGCAGCTCTTAGAGCATTACAGCATTCAAAG agaaaacaCGTGGCGTTTGCGGTGCAAGCCATGCGGGATTACGATGGGAGTCTTGACGAGAAAAGCCCGCTAAAGGATCATACAATATCGTTTAATACCAATGATTTTATTCATATTCACACG aaattcaacTCGGATTGGTGGATCGGTCGAATCGTCAGGTCTCACAGCGAATTCGGATTCGTGCCGACCGCCCGTCGCCTGGCAAACTACATGGTGTCCGATGAGGATCCCCCAGTGAAACACAACACTTCAGACCATCAAGACAGAAGTATCTGGGAGCCCAAATGTCCCTATAAAGTGGTACCTTCAAGTCGGCCAATTGTACTTCTAGGTCCAACTCTACAACATTCAAGGCTCACTCAGTTATTGCATTTGGCGCTGAGAGAGGAGATTTTAAAGCATTTCGGGAAAAATATGAAGTACGTAAAGTCAGATATCGGAAGTGGTCAACAATCAGGAGATCGGAAAGGAGCAAGATGGCTTCGAGGACTTAGAGACTATGATCGAGGACAGGATGAGAATCAAGAGGTGGAATTGATTATGAGAATGACATCGAAACTACACTTGTTACTGGTTGACTCACCACATATTCATACTCCTGATGATGTTCAACATTTGCCATTATCGCCTatcttttttcttatcagaGTTTCTGATAATAAG ATTCTAGCCAAACTGCTCCGCAACACGGGAACAACACGGATGGCTGCTGAAATAGAAGTGGcaaatgttctgaaaacaatgaaCGACGACAGAGTAGGTGGTCACGACGATGAGCAGCTCATCGCGCGAGGA ttcgAAATGGTGATTGAAGAAAACGGATTACGTGAAGCTACTCGACGAATCATATcctatttggaaaaatatattcatgCACTGCACTATCATCATAAGGATGATGagatttaa
- the W10C8.4 gene encoding GST C-terminal domain-containing protein (Confirmed by transcript evidence) produces the protein MAGFNDDTKLPVMKINDTRTIIGVIDICRHIALQYGLYGSSSGDQEEVDKVIQKLEELNTAMNPILRATLTKNYDARKECWNVFKEESLFPLLREYEELLGEQKFMIGDRYSWADIAVVEFLTRCQQCYDSFYLAHFERLRTFCQTFESLPHIRPYIQGRVDSFI, from the exons ATGG CAGGTTTCAATGATGACACAAAACTCCCAGTGATGAAGATTAATGATACACGGACTATTATTGGAGTTATCGATATTTGCAGACATATCGCTCTTCAATATG gtcTGTACGGAAGCTCAAGTGGGGATCAGGAAGAAGTTGATAAAGTGATTCAAAAACTCGAGGAGCTCAACACAGCGATGAACCCAATTTTGAGAGCAACACTGACGAAGAACTATGACGCGAGG AAAGAATGCTGGAATGTATTCAAAGAGGAGTCACTCTTCCCATTGCTCAGAGAATATGAAGAGTTGCTCGGCGAGCAAAAGTTCATGATTGGAGATCGATATTCATGGGCTGACATCGCTGTCGTCGAGTTTCTAACTCGGTGTCAGCAGTGCTACGATAGCTTCTATCTGGCTCATTTCGAGAGGCTCCGAACTTTTTGCCAGACTTTTGAGTCTCTTCCGCACATTCGTCCCTACATTCAGGGACGTGTTGATTcatttatctaa
- the W10C8.6 gene encoding Plasma membrane proteolipid 3 (Confirmed by transcript evidence) yields the protein MTVVNVDTKTGYIETDNDRLIMVILLIFLPPLAVFFKSRGCTSQVCLNILLYIFLIIPAYCHATWYCFIRGREHEVRAELSRRI from the exons ATGACTGTTGTCAACGTTGATACTAAAACTGGATATATTGAAACTGATAATGACCGTCTTATTATGgtcattttgctcattttcttgCCG CCTCTGGCGGTATTCTTCAAATCGCGTGGATGTACAAGCCAAGTATGCCTCAATATTCTTCTCTACATCTTCCTAATCATTCCGGCATACTGTCACGCCACGTGGTATTGCTTCATTCGTGGAAGAGAACATGAAGTACGTGCGGAGCTCTCTCGCCGAATTTAA
- the W10C8.4 gene encoding Glutathione S-transferase (Confirmed by transcript evidence) yields the protein MSAPTKLELISLPGRGRAETIRLLLVFTHRKFTDTRLTLAQWKAKRKMAGFNDDTKLPVMKINDTRTIIGVIDICRHIALQYGLYGSSSGDQEEVDKVIQKLEELNTAMNPILRATLTKNYDARKECWNVFKEESLFPLLREYEELLGEQKFMIGDRYSWADIAVVEFLTRCQQCYDSFYLAHFERLRTFCQTFESLPHIRPYIQGRVDSFI from the exons ATGTCGGCGCCTACGAAATTGGAACTGATTTCCCTGCCTGGACGAGGACGAGCTGAGACTATTCGGTTACT ATTGGTATTCACACACAGAAAGTTCACGGACACCCGATTGACACTTGCCCAGTGGAAAGCCAAACGAAAAATGG CAGGTTTCAATGATGACACAAAACTCCCAGTGATGAAGATTAATGATACACGGACTATTATTGGAGTTATCGATATTTGCAGACATATCGCTCTTCAATATG gtcTGTACGGAAGCTCAAGTGGGGATCAGGAAGAAGTTGATAAAGTGATTCAAAAACTCGAGGAGCTCAACACAGCGATGAACCCAATTTTGAGAGCAACACTGACGAAGAACTATGACGCGAGG AAAGAATGCTGGAATGTATTCAAAGAGGAGTCACTCTTCCCATTGCTCAGAGAATATGAAGAGTTGCTCGGCGAGCAAAAGTTCATGATTGGAGATCGATATTCATGGGCTGACATCGCTGTCGTCGAGTTTCTAACTCGGTGTCAGCAGTGCTACGATAGCTTCTATCTGGCTCATTTCGAGAGGCTCCGAACTTTTTGCCAGACTTTTGAGTCTCTTCCGCACATTCGTCCCTACATTCAGGGACGTGTTGATTcatttatctaa
- the ccb-2 gene encoding SH3 domain-containing protein (Partially confirmed by transcript evidence) → MSMGALIGSRLWKQGCTYIHTRLIYLCRRIPRGYIFREKMHSVARENLQAYLHSYKLSSNEPGIKLMHNSQRDDQHRKDVEHFAALRALQHSKRKHVAFAVQAMRDYDGSLDEKSPLKDHTISFNTNDFIHIHTKFNSDWWIGRIVRSHSEFGFVPTARRLANYMVSDEDPPVKHNTSDHQDRSIWEPKCPYKVVPSSRPIVLLGPTLQHSRLTQLLHLALREEILKHFGKNMKYVKSDIGSGQQSGDRKGARWLRGLRDYDRGQDENQEVELIMRMTSKLHLLLVDSPHIHTPDDVQHLPLSPIFFLIRVSDNKILAKLLRNTGTTRMAAEIEVANVLKTMNDDRFEMVIEENGLREATRRIISYLEKYIHALHYHHKDDEI, encoded by the exons atgagtatGGGGGCGCTGATTGGAAGCCGTTTGTGGAAGCAAGGGTgcacatacatacatacacGACTCATATATCTTTGCCGACGCATTCCCAGAGGATACATTTTTCGAG aaaaaatgcacagtGTTGCTCGGGAGAACCTCCAGGCGTATCTTCATTCCTACAAGCTGTCTTCAAATGAG CCCGGTATAAAACTAATGCACAATTCTCAACGGGATGATCAACACCGGAAGGATGTGGAGCATTTTGCAGCTCTTAGAGCATTACAGCATTCAAAG agaaaacaCGTGGCGTTTGCGGTGCAAGCCATGCGGGATTACGATGGGAGTCTTGACGAGAAAAGCCCGCTAAAGGATCATACAATATCGTTTAATACCAATGATTTTATTCATATTCACACG aaattcaacTCGGATTGGTGGATCGGTCGAATCGTCAGGTCTCACAGCGAATTCGGATTCGTGCCGACCGCCCGTCGCCTGGCAAACTACATGGTGTCCGATGAGGATCCCCCAGTGAAACACAACACTTCAGACCATCAAGACAGAAGTATCTGGGAGCCCAAATGTCCCTATAAAGTGGTACCTTCAAGTCGGCCAATTGTACTTCTAGGTCCAACTCTACAACATTCAAGGCTCACTCAGTTATTGCATTTGGCGCTGAGAGAGGAGATTTTAAAGCATTTCGGGAAAAATATGAAGTACGTAAAGTCAGATATCGGAAGTGGTCAACAATCAGGAGATCGGAAAGGAGCAAGATGGCTTCGAGGACTTAGAGACTATGATCGAGGACAGGATGAGAATCAAGAGGTGGAATTGATTATGAGAATGACATCGAAACTACACTTGTTACTGGTTGACTCACCACATATTCATACTCCTGATGATGTTCAACATTTGCCATTATCGCCTatcttttttcttatcagaGTTTCTGATAATAAG ATTCTAGCCAAACTGCTCCGCAACACGGGAACAACACGGATGGCTGCTGAAATAGAAGTGGcaaatgttctgaaaacaatgaaCGACGACAGA ttcgAAATGGTGATTGAAGAAAACGGATTACGTGAAGCTACTCGACGAATCATATcctatttggaaaaatatattcatgCACTGCACTATCATCATAAGGATGATGagatttaa